A stretch of Campylobacter volucris DNA encodes these proteins:
- the yedF gene encoding sulfurtransferase-like selenium metabolism protein YedF, which produces MKIDCRDLACPRPVIETKKALEELSKDENLQILLNSQTSKENVMRFLKSLNIEFETKDIEDESIISIKNKMPLQENQYNNDEFNVLFLKSDKVGEGELGQNLMVGFLKTLKDLDNFPKKILCVNNSVLINTDSSHIAFEAMKELEHMGVEIYSCGACLEYFGKTQELKIGKIGNAYEILNELFGKAKIISL; this is translated from the coding sequence ATGAAGATTGATTGTAGAGATTTAGCTTGTCCGCGTCCTGTTATAGAAACTAAAAAAGCATTAGAAGAACTTTCCAAAGATGAGAATTTGCAAATTCTTTTAAATTCACAAACTTCTAAAGAAAATGTTATGCGTTTTTTAAAATCTTTAAATATAGAATTTGAAACTAAAGATATAGAAGATGAAAGTATAATAAGCATCAAAAATAAAATGCCGTTGCAAGAAAATCAATACAACAATGATGAATTTAATGTTTTGTTTTTAAAAAGTGATAAAGTCGGAGAAGGAGAGCTTGGCCAAAATTTAATGGTGGGTTTTTTAAAGACTTTAAAAGATTTAGATAATTTTCCTAAAAAAATTTTATGTGTTAATAATAGTGTTTTGATTAATACTGATTCTTCTCATATAGCTTTTGAAGCTATGAAAGAATTAGAACATATGGGAGTAGAAATTTATAGTTGTGGAGCGTGCTTAGAGTATTTTGGTAAAACTCAAGAATTAAAAATAGGCAAAATAGGTAATGCTTATGAAATTTTAAATGAATTATTTGGAAAGGCTAAAATTATTTCTTTATGA
- the selD gene encoding selenide, water dikinase SelD — translation MIYKNQKLTQYVKAAGUAAKLDPLGLDKILGILKPHANILSGIVNNEDASVYKLNEDLALVQTLDFITPIVDSAYHFGAIAAANALSDVFAMGADVISALNIVGFDKCHFDDEVLLEVLQGARDKVEEAGGVIVGGHTIQTSEFIFGLSVTGKVHPKKFFANNHAKEEDVILLTKPIGSGILSTALKANLLEKKDIFTMCEQMSFLNLYASNILKKFKSLSALSDVTGFGLLGHLKEMLNSTISIEVYKDEIPLMDKVVDMANMGIIPQGAYDNKQALDKYVIVDKEKEDDIILFDPQTSGGLLAAMSEKEAKEALKILKDNNIHTKIIAKCVKNTHNCLFLK, via the coding sequence ATGATTTATAAGAATCAAAAACTAACTCAATATGTTAAAGCTGCGGGTTGAGCTGCCAAATTAGACCCGTTGGGTCTTGACAAAATTCTTGGTATTTTAAAACCTCATGCAAACATTCTTAGTGGTATTGTTAATAACGAAGATGCAAGCGTATATAAGCTAAATGAAGATTTAGCTTTAGTTCAGACTTTAGATTTTATAACTCCTATAGTAGATAGTGCTTATCATTTTGGTGCTATAGCAGCAGCTAATGCACTAAGTGATGTATTTGCTATGGGTGCTGATGTGATTAGTGCTTTAAATATAGTAGGTTTTGATAAGTGTCATTTTGATGATGAAGTTTTATTAGAAGTTTTGCAAGGAGCTAGGGATAAGGTTGAAGAAGCTGGAGGCGTTATAGTAGGTGGTCATACTATACAAACTAGTGAATTTATTTTTGGTTTGAGTGTAACAGGTAAAGTTCATCCTAAAAAATTTTTTGCAAATAACCATGCTAAAGAAGAAGATGTGATTTTACTTACCAAGCCTATAGGAAGTGGTATTTTAAGCACGGCTTTAAAGGCAAATTTGCTAGAGAAAAAAGATATTTTTACAATGTGCGAGCAGATGAGCTTTTTAAATCTTTACGCAAGTAATATTTTGAAAAAATTTAAAAGCTTAAGTGCTTTGAGCGATGTAACAGGATTTGGACTTTTAGGACATTTAAAAGAAATGTTAAATTCTACTATCAGCATAGAAGTTTATAAAGATGAAATTCCTTTAATGGACAAAGTGGTAGATATGGCAAATATGGGTATCATACCTCAAGGAGCTTATGATAACAAGCAAGCTTTAGATAAATATGTGATTGTAGATAAAGAAAAAGAAGATGATATTATATTATTTGATCCACAAACTTCAGGTGGGCTTTTAGCTGCTATGAGTGAAAAAGAAGCCAAAGAAGCTTTAAAAATTTTGAAAGATAATAATATTCATACTAAAATTATCGCTAAATGTGTAAAAAATACCCATAATTGTTTATTTTTAAAATAA
- a CDS encoding proline dehydrogenase / 1-pyrroline-5-carboxylate dehydrogenase, whose product MIQKALLLAEELQRKIENNISQNEKEFHAKMQKLLNNPKNKVMLIELLDRSFRCKDKSASFELIEHTLSKYGIADFFSAFEKFLLFSFLNFGKLAPKLSVPFFVKHLREDTKAMVLDANPSVLEPHMVKRKNEDNITLNVNLIGEEVLGEAESSYRMRKYEEALKTSYITYISIKITTIFSQINIIDFEYSKNEIVKRLDKLYALALEEEKKQGVSKFINLDMEEFRDLELTVEAFMESVAKFDIKAGIVLQAYLPDSYEYLKKLFAFSKERVLKGMKPIKIRFVKGANMESEETIASQRGWALPTFYKKIDTDSNYNKMLDFVLEDDNYKYINVGIASHNIFEIAYAYTRISEANALDSFTFEMLEGMSLQCSYELSKMHELILYAPVCDEAHFNNAIAYLVRRLDENTSEDNFMRYFFNLKVNDSNWQAQKELFIKSLEGIKTLDNSTHRTQDRNKEQKAISSYESKEFKNEPDTDFILKANREWAKNIRSQYENLQNYDVYPVIKEEIKKDGLKVVEVKDKIQNRTIGKAYLAGQAEIKYALDVAKSSNFSDLSHDEIYKILAKTAQLVRERRGDLIGIAALEVGKTFLEIDPEVSEAIDFLEFYPHSLEKLKEQNPNTTFKAKGVGVVIAPWNFPVGISVGTIAAPLAAGNRVIYKPSSLSMLTGYMLCKCFWDAGIPKDALIFLPSKGSDISKYLLVDESVKFSVLTGGEETAYAMLKANPTLLLSAETGGKNATIVSKFADRDSAIKNIIHSAFSNSGQKCSATSLLVLEEEVYEDIEFKKTLVDAASSMAVGNPFVFKNKLGALADKPDEKLTKALEELKPYESWALKPRFVDNNPYLLTPGIKYGTKKGDFTHMNELFAPILTVMKAKNLKEAIEIVNSTGYGLTAGFESLDEREWEYFHTNIEAGNIYINKPTTGAIVLRQPFGGVKKSAIGFGRKVGIYNYITQFMDLEQEKADLNVLENDLVKKLQSIHLNLNDKDKLEFEAVKDMAKSYAYHAKNEFALAKDYVNIRGEDNLFSYTKVKNIAYKVYKDDSLKDILGVILAASILNIDLILSYDEHEKIDLVKEINKHISTKTLFLKESKENFVSKIGEYERIRYFAPLDKNDEIFKKAASCAKIIANTKPLLNGRFELLLYHNEKALSISFHRYGNLGIRALK is encoded by the coding sequence ATGATACAAAAAGCTTTACTTTTAGCAGAAGAATTGCAAAGAAAGATTGAAAACAATATTTCTCAAAATGAAAAAGAATTTCATGCAAAAATGCAAAAACTTCTCAATAATCCAAAAAACAAAGTAATGCTCATAGAACTTTTAGATCGTTCTTTTAGATGTAAAGATAAAAGTGCAAGTTTTGAACTCATAGAACACACTTTAAGTAAATATGGAATAGCAGATTTTTTTAGTGCTTTTGAAAAATTTCTACTTTTTTCGTTTTTAAATTTTGGAAAATTGGCACCAAAATTAAGTGTTCCATTTTTTGTTAAGCATTTAAGAGAAGATACAAAGGCTATGGTTTTGGATGCAAATCCTAGTGTATTAGAACCTCATATGGTAAAAAGAAAAAATGAAGACAATATCACTTTAAATGTGAATTTAATCGGGGAAGAGGTTTTAGGTGAGGCTGAGAGCTCTTATAGAATGAGAAAATATGAAGAAGCTTTGAAAACTAGCTACATTACTTATATTTCGATTAAAATTACGACTATTTTTTCACAGATTAACATTATTGATTTTGAGTATTCTAAAAATGAGATTGTTAAAAGATTGGATAAATTATATGCTCTTGCTTTAGAAGAGGAAAAAAAACAAGGTGTATCTAAATTTATAAACCTTGATATGGAAGAATTTAGAGATTTAGAATTAACCGTTGAAGCTTTTATGGAAAGTGTTGCTAAATTTGACATTAAAGCAGGTATTGTTTTACAAGCTTATCTTCCTGATTCTTATGAATATCTTAAAAAGTTATTTGCTTTTTCTAAAGAAAGAGTTTTAAAAGGCATGAAGCCTATAAAAATACGCTTTGTTAAAGGTGCTAATATGGAAAGTGAAGAAACCATAGCATCTCAAAGAGGATGGGCTTTACCTACTTTTTATAAAAAAATCGACACAGATAGTAATTATAATAAAATGTTAGATTTTGTTTTAGAAGATGATAATTATAAATACATTAATGTAGGGATTGCAAGTCATAATATTTTTGAAATTGCTTATGCTTATACACGCATAAGCGAGGCAAATGCTTTGGATAGTTTTACTTTTGAAATGTTAGAGGGTATGAGTTTGCAATGTTCTTATGAATTATCAAAAATGCACGAACTTATACTTTATGCACCAGTTTGTGATGAAGCTCATTTTAATAATGCCATTGCTTATTTAGTTAGAAGACTTGATGAAAATACAAGCGAAGATAATTTCATGAGATATTTTTTTAATCTCAAAGTTAATGACTCTAATTGGCAGGCTCAAAAAGAATTATTTATTAAATCTTTAGAAGGCATCAAAACCCTTGATAATTCCACTCATAGAACTCAAGATAGAAACAAAGAGCAAAAAGCTATAAGTTCTTATGAAAGTAAAGAATTCAAAAATGAACCAGACACTGATTTTATCTTAAAAGCAAATAGAGAATGGGCAAAAAATATTAGATCTCAATATGAAAATTTACAAAATTATGATGTTTATCCAGTTATCAAAGAAGAGATTAAAAAAGATGGCTTAAAAGTTGTAGAAGTTAAAGATAAAATTCAAAACCGCACTATAGGAAAAGCGTATTTGGCAGGCCAAGCAGAGATTAAATACGCTTTAGATGTAGCTAAGAGCTCAAATTTTAGCGATTTAAGTCATGATGAAATTTATAAAATTTTAGCAAAAACTGCTCAACTTGTGAGAGAACGCAGAGGTGATTTAATAGGTATAGCAGCATTAGAGGTAGGAAAAACATTTTTAGAAATTGATCCTGAAGTGAGCGAAGCTATAGACTTTTTAGAATTTTATCCACATTCTTTAGAAAAATTAAAAGAGCAAAATCCAAATACAACTTTTAAAGCAAAAGGAGTAGGGGTTGTTATAGCACCATGGAATTTTCCAGTAGGAATTTCAGTAGGAACCATAGCAGCACCTTTGGCAGCAGGCAATAGAGTAATTTATAAGCCATCATCTCTTTCTATGTTAACAGGTTATATGCTTTGTAAATGTTTTTGGGATGCGGGTATTCCTAAAGATGCATTGATTTTTCTACCATCTAAAGGAAGCGATATTTCAAAATATCTTTTAGTGGATGAAAGTGTTAAATTTTCAGTATTAACAGGTGGAGAAGAAACTGCTTATGCAATGCTTAAAGCAAATCCAACCTTACTTTTAAGCGCTGAAACGGGTGGAAAAAATGCAACGATAGTATCTAAATTTGCTGATCGTGATAGTGCGATTAAAAATATCATTCATTCAGCATTTTCAAATTCAGGTCAAAAATGCTCAGCTACTTCTTTGCTTGTATTAGAAGAAGAAGTATATGAGGATATAGAATTTAAAAAGACTTTAGTAGATGCAGCATCATCTATGGCTGTAGGAAATCCTTTTGTATTTAAAAATAAACTTGGGGCTTTAGCAGATAAGCCTGATGAAAAACTCACAAAAGCACTTGAGGAATTAAAACCTTATGAAAGTTGGGCTTTAAAACCAAGATTTGTTGATAATAATCCTTATCTTTTAACCCCTGGTATTAAATACGGAACCAAAAAAGGTGATTTTACTCATATGAATGAACTTTTTGCACCAATTTTGACCGTAATGAAGGCAAAAAATTTAAAAGAAGCCATTGAAATAGTAAATTCTACTGGCTATGGTTTAACAGCTGGATTTGAAAGTTTAGATGAGCGTGAGTGGGAATATTTTCATACTAATATAGAAGCTGGAAATATATATATCAATAAACCTACCACAGGTGCTATAGTTCTTAGACAACCTTTTGGAGGAGTAAAAAAATCAGCTATTGGTTTTGGTAGAAAGGTTGGAATTTATAATTATATTACTCAATTTATGGATTTAGAGCAAGAAAAAGCTGATTTAAATGTTTTAGAAAATGATTTGGTAAAAAAACTTCAATCTATACATTTGAATTTAAATGACAAAGATAAGCTTGAATTTGAAGCGGTAAAAGACATGGCAAAAAGTTATGCTTATCATGCTAAAAATGAATTTGCTTTGGCTAAAGATTATGTAAATATTAGAGGTGAGGATAATTTATTTTCTTACACTAAAGTTAAAAATATTGCCTATAAGGTGTATAAAGATGATAGTTTAAAAGATATTTTAGGAGTTATTTTAGCAGCTAGTATTTTAAATATTGATCTTATTTTAAGCTATGATGAGCATGAAAAAATTGATTTAGTCAAAGAAATTAATAAACACATTAGCACTAAAACTTTATTCCTTAAAGAAAGTAAAGAAAATTTTGTTAGCAAAATTGGTGAATATGAAAGAATTCGTTATTTTGCGCCTTTGGATAAAAATGATGAAATTTTCAAAAAAGCAGCAAGTTGTGCAAAAATTATCGCAAATACCAAACCTTTGCTTAATGGTCGTTTTGAGTTGCTTTTATACCATAATGAAAAAGCATTAAGTATATCTTTCCATCGTTATGGAAATTTGGGAATTCGTGCATTAAAATAA
- the putP gene encoding sodium/proline symporter PutP, which translates to MEVVQINTQIAIMFVAYSALMLFIGFYFYKQNKNSEDYFLGGRSMGPVVSALSAGASDMSGWLLMGLPGALYVSGLAESYIAIGLSIGAFLNWAFVAKRLRIYTSVIANSITIPDYFETRFDDDKHILRVICAFVILTFFTFYVSSGLVGGAKLFEATFGIDYDYALTTGTIIIVAYTFLGGYKAVCWTDLIQGLLMMSALIIVPIVMIYHLGGFNEALNIVSEIKPNALSMGEGLSFIGIVSALSWGLGYFGQPHILVRFMSIRSTKDIPTATFVGISWMVISLIGACMIGILGIAYVSKFELSLQDPEKIFIVMSQLLFNPWIAGILLSAILAAIMSTASSQLLVSSSTIAEDFYKRIFNKEASNQTVMTLGRFGVLAVAVIAFVISTDKNSSVLSIVAYAWAGFGASFGSVMLFSLFWSKMTRYGAIAGMITGAVVVVVYKNFLATKFDFSLYEIVPGFVAACIAIVVVSLFTTVRPGTKAAYEKMLQHL; encoded by the coding sequence ATGGAAGTGGTTCAAATTAATACGCAAATTGCGATAATGTTTGTCGCATATTCAGCTTTAATGCTTTTTATAGGTTTTTATTTTTATAAACAAAATAAAAATTCAGAAGATTATTTCTTAGGCGGTCGTTCTATGGGGCCTGTTGTTTCAGCGCTTAGTGCTGGAGCTTCTGATATGAGCGGATGGCTTTTGATGGGTTTACCTGGAGCTTTATATGTGAGTGGTTTAGCTGAAAGCTATATAGCTATAGGTCTTAGTATAGGAGCTTTTTTAAACTGGGCTTTTGTGGCAAAAAGACTTAGAATTTATACTAGTGTAATTGCAAATTCTATTACGATTCCTGATTATTTTGAGACTAGATTTGATGATGATAAGCATATATTAAGAGTGATTTGTGCTTTTGTTATTTTGACATTTTTTACTTTTTATGTTTCTTCAGGATTAGTTGGTGGAGCAAAACTTTTTGAAGCAACTTTTGGAATCGATTATGATTATGCTTTGACTACTGGAACGATTATTATCGTTGCTTATACTTTTTTAGGTGGATATAAGGCAGTTTGTTGGACAGATTTAATTCAAGGGCTTTTAATGATGAGTGCTTTAATCATAGTTCCTATAGTGATGATTTATCATTTAGGTGGCTTTAATGAGGCTTTAAATATAGTTAGTGAAATCAAGCCAAATGCTTTATCTATGGGAGAAGGATTAAGTTTTATAGGTATAGTTTCAGCATTATCTTGGGGGCTTGGATATTTTGGCCAACCTCATATTTTGGTGCGTTTTATGTCTATACGCTCAACTAAAGATATCCCAACTGCTACTTTTGTAGGAATTTCTTGGATGGTTATATCATTAATCGGAGCTTGCATGATAGGAATTTTGGGCATAGCTTATGTGAGTAAATTTGAATTAAGCTTGCAAGATCCTGAAAAGATTTTTATAGTGATGTCGCAGTTACTTTTTAATCCTTGGATAGCTGGAATTTTATTAAGTGCGATTTTGGCTGCTATTATGAGTACGGCTAGTTCGCAATTACTAGTTTCAAGTTCAACTATAGCTGAAGATTTTTATAAAAGAATTTTCAACAAAGAAGCTTCAAATCAAACTGTTATGACTTTAGGTAGATTTGGAGTTTTAGCAGTTGCTGTAATTGCATTTGTGATTTCAACCGATAAAAATTCAAGTGTTTTAAGTATAGTTGCTTATGCTTGGGCTGGTTTTGGTGCTAGTTTTGGATCTGTTATGTTATTTTCGCTGTTTTGGTCTAAAATGACAAGATATGGAGCGATTGCAGGTATGATTACTGGTGCTGTGGTTGTAGTTGTTTATAAAAATTTCTTAGCTACTAAGTTTGATTTTAGTCTTTATGAAATTGTACCAGGATTTGTAGCTGCTTGTATTGCTATTGTAGTAGTGAGTTTATTTACTACTGTTAGACCTGGAACCAAAGCAGCATATGAAAAAATGTTACAGCATTTGTGA